The Theobroma cacao cultivar B97-61/B2 chromosome 2, Criollo_cocoa_genome_V2, whole genome shotgun sequence genome includes the window AAACCCAGATGATACAACAACAATCTTCCAGCACACCCACTTCCTCAACTGCTCCAACCACTGCACctcagaagaaaaagagaaatcaGCCTGGAACACCAAGCAAGTATCTCTTTACATACATCTgttatgttctttttttttttttcttttgaggaTTTTAGCACATGTATCCAATGAGTAAGGCCAATAACAAAAGaggtttttgttcttgttcatttattttaattcaaaaaacaaAGATTACCCAAGGAACCCTAATCTAGAAATTCGTCAGTTTTCATCATATAATTTATTCCGGACATTGTGTTTGTTTGAGAtggtttcttctttctctccctcACAATTAAGTCTTgggttttattttgtttcccCTCCCAtttttctaataatttttcGTTTGGCATTATTTCTGGACGAAGCAGATCCAGATGCGGAAGTGATAGCACTATCTCCCAAGACCCTAATGGCAACAAACAGGTTCATTTGTGAGGTATGCAACAAAGGGTTCCAAAGGGAGCAAAACTTACAGCTTCACAGAAGAGGACACAACCTGCCTTGGAAGCTAAGGCAGAAGACTACAAAAGAAGTGAAGAGGAAGGTTTATCTCTGCCCTGAGCCCACATGCGTCCACCATGACCCCTCTAGGGCTCTAGGTGATCTCACAGGCATCAAAAAGCACTACTCAAGAAAACATGGCGAGAAAAAATGGAAGTGTGAGAAGTGCTCCAAGAGGTATGCCGTGCAATCTGATTGGAAAGCTCATTCAAAGACCTGCGGGACTAGAGAGTACAGATGTGACTGTGGTACTCTCTTCTCAAGGTAATtaatcatatacataatcatTCACATAATTACTactttttttccccttttttttcttacgtTATGATGAAAGTTGACaaacgaaaaaaaaagtgtttgaaAGATTTGGGGACTAAGAGTTGGGAAGAGAAAAAGCCTGTTCTTTTGTTTGACCTTTTTGGATTACTTGTCTATGGATTAgatctctcttcttcttcttctctttaaaCTCTTAAAGGACTGGTAGCACGTGAATAATAATCTGCGAAACTGCCATGGCTGATGAGGATTccaggcaaaaaaaaaatcaaaaattaaaaaattactactTCTAACACTGAATGATagggagagaaaaagagagaaatgagaaaaagtaaaacaaaattttatctttgttaTGTCTCCCTCGGTAACACCGCCTTACATCTCTTCCCTATTCACGTGTTGTTTATTTATACGTTGTCAGGAAGGATATTGTTACTGGATTTGTTGTCATGTGGGTTTTGCATATGTTTACAGCCCTTGTTTTCTTCGTTGTTTGCCCACCCTCTTCTTATCAACAAAAACGTTAGGGTTGTGGGGTTAAAGTAAGATGCTCTGCTCTCTCTATCGCTGAGCAGTTCGAGGACAATTCTCCATTCCTTAGTGCAGCACTTATCTGGAGAGAAAGTGTGTTTTACCAGTCCTTTTTGAAAGTCCTATTGGTGAAGCATTGGGCTTCTGAAAATGTTTGTCATTTATTAAGAGCTTTCACGGTTGTGGAAAAATATTCTTTGCATGGATGATAGACTTCTGGTCAGGGTTTTTCCATTTATTGCAGACAGTCCCAGAAATTTATAGGCGTCTCTGGGATTTCTGGTCTTTCATCAACCTGGAAATGATTCCCCACTTCATTTATTAAACAACTTGTCCTCAAGATGGTAGTTGAACTTTGAATTGATTGATCATTTTCAGCTTAAACCCAGAATTTCTGTCCGCTCTTTTTTTGTACTCCGCTCctcttctttcatttttcttagGAAACTGAAATTATTTCTCAGTTTCCAGCTCTGCTCTTTTTGTCAGTTCTTCATAAAATCATCACTTCGTTTTATTTTCCTTGTtccaccttttctttttcatccttTTGCGTCCGAGGATTGGGAGAATATATTTAACACCTTAACACCATTGATTCACATTGAGATGAAGTTTACTATTTTcgggttttttatttttcttgtttctagATAccctcttttctttatttatctttcaactgaaaaaataaaagaaatacatGATGTTGAAACCATTGGAAATGATCTTCAAGTTAAAGGTCCCCCATCCTCATGCGTCAAACATGTCAACCTAAACCAGTAGAAGTCACAGTAACTAATTATGTTCAAACTTTATTCCATCCTACTTTCATTTCTTAACAAACAATGGCTagattttctttgactttggGCCTTGAATACCAAGGTTGACTAACAATTTTCTCTCCATGATCTTTGCTGCAGACGTGATAGTTTTATCACTCACAGGGCTTTTTGCGATGCACTGGCTCAAGAGAGTGCTAGACACCCCACCAACTTAAGCACAATGGGTAGTCATCTATTTGGAAGTAATCACATGAGTTTAGGACTATCCCAAGTGGGTTCCCAAATTCCATCATTGCAAGATCAGAATCAACCACCGAGTAACATGCTGAGGTTGGGAAGCGCCGGAGCAGCAAAGTTTGAGCACCTCATCCCTCCATCAAATCCTTCTCCATTACAAAACATGCCAACATCTGCATTTTTCATGCCTGATGCAAACCAAGGTTTTCATCATCAAGACCATCAATCTCACCATGGGCATGGACCATTTCTAAACAAACCATTACATGGGCTTATGCAACTTCCTGACCTTCAAGGGAATACTAACAATACCCCCGCATCCACCAATCTTTTCAATTTAGGCTTCTTTCCCAATAACAGTGCTGCAAGCAGCATAAGTACCAGTGAAAATGCCAGTGCCTCAACTGCCAACTTACCAAATTCCGGGTTTTTAAGCCCTAATCAGTTTAACAGTGGgaatggtggtggtggtggtcaAGGGACAGCAATGTTCTCTACTAACATGGGAGATCAGGT containing:
- the LOC18609936 gene encoding protein indeterminate-domain 5, chloroplastic isoform X1 yields the protein MAAASSSTPFFGTREENQTQMIQQQSSSTPTSSTAPTTAPQKKKRNQPGTPNPDAEVIALSPKTLMATNRFICEVCNKGFQREQNLQLHRRGHNLPWKLRQKTTKEVKRKVYLCPEPTCVHHDPSRALGDLTGIKKHYSRKHGEKKWKCEKCSKRYAVQSDWKAHSKTCGTREYRCDCGTLFSRRDSFITHRAFCDALAQESARHPTNLSTMGSHLFGSNHMSLGLSQVGSQIPSLQDQNQPPSNMLRLGSAGAAKFEHLIPPSNPSPLQNMPTSAFFMPDANQGFHHQDHQSHHGHGPFLNKPLHGLMQLPDLQGNTNNTPASTNLFNLGFFPNNSAASSISTSENASASTANLPNSGFLSPNQFNSGNGGGGGQGTAMFSTNMGDQVGSGLSSLYSTSMQHEDISPHMSATALLQKAAQMGSTTSNNTSSLLRGLGSSSASGSKSDRPVLSANFGSNYGGGGGETLRSQMENDSNLQGLMNSLANGNSSIFGAGHGQDSNFGGFSGSGMTLDQQSNNANFCNVNEAKLHQNLAASIGGTDKLTLDFLGVGGMVRNMGGGFSQREQHGINISSLDPEVKSAQANQQFGSAKLL
- the LOC18609936 gene encoding protein indeterminate-domain 5, chloroplastic isoform X2; this translates as MATNRFICEVCNKGFQREQNLQLHRRGHNLPWKLRQKTTKEVKRKVYLCPEPTCVHHDPSRALGDLTGIKKHYSRKHGEKKWKCEKCSKRYAVQSDWKAHSKTCGTREYRCDCGTLFSRRDSFITHRAFCDALAQESARHPTNLSTMGSHLFGSNHMSLGLSQVGSQIPSLQDQNQPPSNMLRLGSAGAAKFEHLIPPSNPSPLQNMPTSAFFMPDANQGFHHQDHQSHHGHGPFLNKPLHGLMQLPDLQGNTNNTPASTNLFNLGFFPNNSAASSISTSENASASTANLPNSGFLSPNQFNSGNGGGGGQGTAMFSTNMGDQVGSGLSSLYSTSMQHEDISPHMSATALLQKAAQMGSTTSNNTSSLLRGLGSSSASGSKSDRPVLSANFGSNYGGGGGETLRSQMENDSNLQGLMNSLANGNSSIFGAGHGQDSNFGGFSGSGMTLDQQSNNANFCNVNEAKLHQNLAASIGGTDKLTLDFLGVGGMVRNMGGGFSQREQHGINISSLDPEVKSAQANQQFGSAKLL